From the genome of Segatella hominis, one region includes:
- a CDS encoding carbohydrate binding domain-containing protein codes for MKKLCLILTVLYAIWANCSAQSLNIARNLLEGNSSTFDSGWGSWEEQGNCCGRSLKPIGGPDGSQCARLTPKQASNDWDAQLKYNFAATQGTTYVFRLKAKKVSGDGKIKAIMQHNTGSYEQIAFFEKNVTGSWATYEGEVTADRTDYNVIVINYGKCGEVLIDDIEFGVKTDNVARTINVDGKTREYWLYVPASVKGQENVPVVFSLHGRGGTDDPKDPGKPLFTSLAEEKKFIVVYPQGRDAEKDKADYPGDDWKAGFGGTTGWEATGKENADTKFIKALVDKIQADYKTKNASNSYISVDPTKFYLCGFSMGGMMTYACAKVLNGTFAAYGSCSGYPLNEFHMNLATENPIPFIHLHGNSDQILGIKHLNTIIENLLFRNGCGLSNQVSNKDWATTRENGEEHKFKRYDFTGVNGVPVTTVTFDGLWHNVEASAPAYLWNFFKDKTTDMYKSDIEWKWDMPAINKNITNSSSPSYYGWKHEVNDNNWSLTYGGGGYTKCSIHNCTSADPNCNGNHNVYNSIQLTPGKHTLYAQMASTKGVSSVTLRNILTGAETVARKVDDNSGTTETRTYNVLYEFEVGEGAEFSLELKFSDPNSACTLLEIHKGSYRPDGVKDESQDNASINLDDGKLAELTFEKDENDGVDIYPTTEKYIQDGKEKYNVANESDNKNMKHYLISRLGIQDGKIVNKDKYIVKDAVFGHYFQNIPDADIYDRYGASDYMRVVLGEKNSLSGHDGIPGIQTTGKVTIGFWVNGDLAVNRGLAYDEPSMFYIAGDTYNGPNPDQNNGIYNPHMFNITCSGGLTGYMRVNDTTFDYNSGTSSFGELCDTKSNTDFYNKNFYKDCNWHYITYQKYDNLSRFNMYVDGEPTCLGGYATHNASSLEGCIKGLKSIVLGGANANNVEFGYDVAFAYDDIVIYNRVLSKREINEIIKKKNYSPSVWHFDRNLENNIFFNPDLLNKNMWASSNGVYTLNTNFSSAAALTYDGITEIPAFKGLRFVTNGKKIQIDAKNGALHLSQGVKVVFSNLVEGTYVRMEYKNKKDDNVNWNNAELKNVTIPSPSQDCDRILFKVGGTTSGENSITMPSDIDIIRMEATNKNFAQIKFVDNSNNNNVVSVVKNPTKESLPCKALYVNGVHTDDTSYKFKYTSSSPHVASIDATGNVTLHGIAGSTVITAELINDENKYDCDIYDQYAFEPSNRIFSSYEIVVEPKEGTFCKVADDQGYTVGQTLYNDDKTVGVTLGGWTYNNGTYYGNTDSYSKKELWKGHKFEKNADRNGYLTNSRQTEEDVFHEFFNDAKATFSTNGSYAAKSEQLKGDDNTTGNYSAPTNNNSVANETPWLLPCRGSHIKIEPTDAGLISVYVMQEGCVSHDNEDEPIDVTVKKVYVADEKGEIVKEVVADTKSKVAAQMWKDDGRARAEYRWGDPKFAYNTATMNSFTNNIKEFDDKWSFLDNWPNPGMQQHVFKLGKDEDGHVLITKGIVRYTFNVLPGKTYYIFSNTAKLGLAGFTFEKGIHAKYHKVKPDAKHDEWRATGEIVDASKVKDVVLEDGKDYSAPTDAKNANVKLNRTFYKNYWNAICLPYSINRRQIEEVFGDGTMVVLMKNIDTSNKKVMFIEHANQDIIAGYPYLIFPTNKADNDKTDHSVINSITTRATFGEADSPLFSVGTDGNTYPVAKSMQSDALVFKGTFTNTTLNEGSYVVTNKGVLSRIPKDGMKIKPYRSYIYFNRETAGAKAISLQNMNVNGFENDEDNTTGIENLLFESGILTHSADVYSIDGQLVRSKALNFNGLPKGVYIVNGKKYVKK; via the coding sequence ATGAAAAAATTATGTTTAATTTTAACTGTATTGTATGCTATTTGGGCTAATTGTAGCGCTCAATCACTTAACATCGCTAGAAATCTGCTGGAAGGTAATAGTTCGACGTTTGATTCTGGTTGGGGCAGCTGGGAAGAACAGGGAAACTGTTGCGGTAGATCCTTAAAGCCAATCGGCGGTCCTGATGGCTCGCAGTGTGCTCGTCTTACTCCTAAACAGGCTTCAAATGACTGGGATGCACAGTTGAAATACAATTTTGCTGCTACACAAGGAACAACTTACGTTTTTCGCTTAAAAGCAAAAAAAGTCAGTGGAGACGGCAAAATCAAGGCGATTATGCAGCACAATACCGGATCTTACGAACAGATAGCATTTTTTGAAAAAAATGTAACAGGTAGTTGGGCTACTTATGAAGGTGAGGTAACTGCCGACCGTACAGACTATAACGTCATCGTGATTAACTATGGTAAGTGTGGCGAGGTGCTGATTGATGATATTGAGTTTGGTGTAAAGACCGATAACGTAGCACGCACTATAAATGTCGATGGCAAAACCCGTGAATACTGGCTCTATGTACCTGCTTCTGTGAAAGGACAAGAGAATGTGCCAGTGGTATTCTCTCTCCACGGACGTGGTGGTACAGATGATCCGAAGGATCCTGGAAAGCCCTTATTCACCTCACTCGCCGAGGAGAAAAAATTCATTGTGGTCTATCCTCAAGGACGAGATGCTGAAAAGGATAAAGCAGACTATCCCGGTGACGACTGGAAGGCCGGTTTTGGTGGCACTACCGGTTGGGAAGCCACTGGAAAAGAGAATGCAGATACTAAGTTTATCAAGGCACTTGTGGATAAGATACAGGCTGACTACAAGACAAAGAACGCTTCCAACAGCTATATCTCCGTCGATCCGACGAAGTTCTACCTCTGTGGATTCTCCATGGGCGGCATGATGACATACGCTTGTGCGAAAGTGCTCAATGGCACATTTGCGGCATACGGTTCATGCAGTGGCTACCCTCTCAATGAGTTTCACATGAACCTCGCTACGGAAAACCCTATTCCGTTTATCCATCTGCATGGCAATAGTGATCAAATACTTGGCATCAAGCATCTCAACACCATCATAGAAAACCTTCTGTTCCGCAATGGATGCGGCCTCTCAAATCAGGTTAGTAATAAGGACTGGGCTACGACCAGAGAGAATGGTGAAGAGCATAAATTCAAGAGATATGATTTCACAGGTGTGAATGGAGTGCCTGTCACCACTGTCACATTTGATGGACTTTGGCATAATGTGGAAGCGAGCGCACCTGCTTATCTTTGGAATTTCTTCAAAGACAAGACCACAGATATGTATAAGTCTGACATAGAGTGGAAATGGGATATGCCAGCGATAAACAAGAATATTACCAACAGCTCAAGCCCCTCTTACTACGGTTGGAAGCATGAGGTAAATGACAATAACTGGTCGCTGACTTACGGTGGAGGAGGCTATACTAAGTGTTCAATCCATAATTGTACCAGTGCTGATCCAAATTGTAACGGCAATCATAATGTCTATAATTCCATCCAGCTCACTCCAGGAAAGCACACCCTTTATGCTCAGATGGCGAGCACGAAAGGAGTATCATCAGTGACATTGCGAAATATCCTCACAGGTGCAGAGACCGTTGCACGAAAGGTAGATGACAATAGTGGCACCACGGAAACTCGAACTTACAATGTGCTGTATGAGTTTGAAGTAGGAGAGGGCGCGGAGTTTTCTCTTGAGCTCAAGTTTTCAGATCCCAACAGTGCCTGCACCCTGCTTGAAATCCATAAAGGATCCTACAGACCAGATGGCGTAAAGGATGAGAGCCAGGATAATGCCTCCATCAACCTCGATGACGGTAAATTGGCTGAGTTGACATTCGAAAAGGATGAAAATGATGGTGTCGATATATATCCTACAACAGAAAAATATATACAAGACGGTAAAGAAAAATACAATGTCGCAAACGAATCAGATAATAAAAATATGAAACACTATCTGATCAGCCGACTTGGCATCCAAGATGGCAAGATTGTCAATAAGGATAAGTATATCGTGAAGGATGCTGTTTTCGGACATTATTTCCAGAATATCCCTGATGCAGATATCTATGACAGATATGGCGCGTCAGACTATATGCGTGTAGTATTGGGTGAGAAGAATTCCCTTTCTGGCCATGACGGTATACCTGGAATACAAACCACAGGAAAGGTGACAATAGGATTCTGGGTAAATGGAGATTTAGCAGTCAATCGCGGACTGGCTTATGACGAGCCGTCAATGTTCTATATTGCAGGAGATACGTATAATGGACCGAATCCAGATCAAAATAACGGAATATATAATCCTCATATGTTTAATATCACCTGCAGTGGTGGACTTACCGGCTATATGAGAGTGAATGATACTACATTCGATTATAATAGCGGTACAAGCAGTTTTGGCGAGTTGTGTGACACAAAGTCCAACACGGATTTCTACAACAAGAATTTCTATAAGGACTGCAACTGGCATTACATCACTTACCAGAAGTATGACAACCTGTCACGATTTAATATGTATGTAGATGGAGAACCGACATGTTTGGGTGGCTATGCCACGCATAATGCCAGCTCGCTGGAAGGGTGTATCAAAGGACTGAAAAGCATAGTGCTCGGTGGCGCCAATGCCAACAATGTGGAATTCGGCTATGACGTGGCGTTTGCCTATGACGACATCGTAATCTATAATCGTGTGCTGTCAAAGCGTGAGATCAATGAGATTATCAAGAAGAAGAACTATTCACCGTCAGTTTGGCATTTCGATCGAAATCTGGAAAACAACATTTTCTTCAATCCTGATTTGCTGAACAAGAACATGTGGGCTTCATCCAATGGCGTTTATACGCTCAATACCAATTTCTCCTCAGCAGCAGCATTGACCTATGATGGAATCACTGAGATACCTGCTTTCAAGGGCTTGCGGTTTGTCACTAATGGTAAAAAGATACAGATAGATGCAAAGAACGGTGCTCTCCATCTTTCACAGGGCGTCAAGGTGGTGTTCTCCAATCTGGTAGAGGGTACGTATGTGAGGATGGAATACAAGAACAAGAAAGATGATAATGTGAATTGGAATAATGCTGAGTTAAAGAATGTAACTATTCCTTCGCCAAGTCAGGATTGTGATAGAATATTGTTCAAGGTTGGTGGTACAACATCTGGAGAAAACAGCATTACTATGCCATCTGACATAGACATAATCCGAATGGAAGCCACTAACAAGAATTTCGCACAGATAAAGTTTGTGGATAATTCGAATAATAATAATGTGGTTAGTGTGGTGAAGAATCCTACTAAAGAGTCACTTCCATGTAAGGCCCTGTATGTCAATGGAGTACACACTGATGATACGAGTTATAAATTCAAGTATACGAGTTCTTCTCCTCATGTGGCTTCCATTGACGCTACAGGAAACGTCACTTTGCATGGCATAGCCGGCAGCACTGTGATAACGGCAGAGCTCATCAATGACGAGAATAAGTATGATTGTGACATCTATGACCAGTATGCCTTTGAGCCATCAAATCGTATCTTCTCATCCTATGAGATTGTAGTGGAGCCAAAGGAAGGTACATTCTGCAAGGTGGCTGATGATCAGGGTTACACGGTCGGTCAGACATTGTATAATGATGACAAGACAGTCGGAGTGACACTCGGAGGATGGACTTATAATAATGGTACTTATTATGGTAATACAGACTCATATTCGAAAAAAGAATTATGGAAAGGACATAAATTCGAGAAGAATGCTGACCGAAATGGTTACCTTACTAATAGCCGTCAGACGGAAGAAGATGTATTCCATGAATTCTTCAATGATGCCAAAGCGACGTTCTCCACAAATGGCAGTTATGCGGCGAAGAGCGAGCAACTGAAGGGGGATGACAATACAACAGGCAACTATTCTGCCCCGACAAACAACAACTCTGTTGCCAACGAGACACCTTGGCTCTTGCCTTGCCGTGGTTCGCACATCAAGATAGAGCCTACAGATGCAGGATTGATCTCTGTCTATGTGATGCAGGAGGGCTGTGTCAGTCACGATAACGAAGATGAGCCTATCGACGTTACAGTCAAGAAGGTATATGTGGCTGATGAGAAAGGCGAGATAGTCAAAGAAGTGGTGGCGGACACCAAGAGTAAGGTGGCAGCGCAGATGTGGAAAGATGATGGACGCGCCAGAGCCGAGTATCGCTGGGGCGATCCAAAGTTCGCTTATAATACAGCAACAATGAACTCCTTCACTAACAACATCAAAGAATTTGATGACAAATGGTCATTCCTCGACAACTGGCCTAATCCGGGTATGCAGCAGCACGTCTTCAAACTTGGCAAAGATGAAGATGGACATGTGCTGATCACTAAGGGCATTGTCAGATATACATTCAATGTGCTTCCTGGCAAGACCTATTACATCTTCTCAAATACGGCAAAGCTCGGACTGGCAGGCTTTACATTCGAGAAAGGCATACATGCTAAATATCATAAGGTGAAACCAGACGCTAAGCATGATGAATGGAGGGCAACAGGTGAAATTGTTGACGCTTCAAAAGTCAAAGATGTCGTGCTTGAGGATGGAAAAGACTATTCTGCGCCTACTGATGCAAAGAATGCGAATGTCAAACTTAATCGCACGTTCTACAAGAACTATTGGAATGCCATCTGTCTGCCTTATTCCATCAATAGGAGACAGATAGAGGAGGTCTTCGGCGACGGAACCATGGTGGTGCTGATGAAAAACATCGACACTTCCAACAAGAAAGTGATGTTTATCGAGCATGCCAATCAGGACATCATCGCCGGTTATCCTTATCTTATTTTCCCTACCAATAAGGCAGATAATGATAAGACAGACCATTCAGTCATCAATAGCATAACAACCCGCGCCACATTCGGTGAGGCTGACAGTCCGCTTTTTAGTGTAGGAACTGATGGAAATACATATCCTGTTGCAAAGTCAATGCAGAGCGATGCACTCGTCTTTAAGGGTACATTCACTAATACTACGCTTAATGAAGGATCTTACGTAGTGACGAATAAGGGTGTTCTCTCACGTATTCCTAAAGATGGAATGAAGATAAAACCTTACCGATCTTACATCTATTTTAATAGGGAAACTGCTGGCGCAAAGGCGATTTCGCTACAAAATATGAATGTAAACGGTTTTGAGAATGATGAAGACAATACTACAGGCATTGAAAATCTGCTCTTTGAGAGTGGTATCCTTACTCATTCTGCTGATGTCTATTCCATAGATGGACAGTTGGTTCGTAGTAAAGCTCTTAATTTTAACGGACTGCCTAAAGGCGTTTATATAGTTAATGGTAAGAAATATGTAAAGAAATAA